Genomic DNA from Streptomyces diastaticus subsp. diastaticus:
AAGACCAGCAGCGACCGGTCGGCCCGCCGCGCCGCCGCCTCGTCGAGAGTGGCCAGGCCCAGCGCGTCGTAGAGGACGCCGGTGTAGATCTCCCCGGCCGGGCGGGTGCCCGTGGTGCGCAGCTCCACGTTCTTGCCGATCTCGCCGCGCAGCCCCTCGCTGAGCCCGAGGACGGTGCGCGCCTGTTCCTCGTCGGCGGCGCACAGCTCCACCAGCTCGCCCAGCACGGCTTCCCGGGCCTCGGTGAGACCCGGCAGCGACAGCTCCTCCAGCTTCAGCGGCGAGCCCTGCCCCGAGGCGGCCTTCCCCTCGGACGGCGGCAGCAGCACGAGCACGATGTGACTCCTTCGGCGACGGCAGACCCCACGGGCGACCCGCCAAGGCCGCCCCGGCCAGCGTAATGGGCCGTCCCGCCGGGCGGCGCCGCGCTCATGGTCCCGGCCTGCGGGTACCATGAACGCACGGCAGACGAGCCGGGCGGACGGCCGCGTGGAGATCCCCGGATCTCCCCGAGGAACGTCCGGGCTCCACAGAGCAGGGTGGTGGGTAACGCCCACCCGGGGTGACCCGCGGGACAGTGCCACAGAAAACAGACCGCCGGGGGCCTCGGCCCTCGGTAAGGGTGAAACGGTGGTGTAAGAGACCACCAGCGTCTGAGGTGACTCAGGCGGCTAGGTAAACCCCACCCGGAGCAAGGTCAAGAGGGGCCGCCGGCAGGCGGCCCTGCGCGGACGTTCGAGGGCTGCTCGCCCGAGTCCGCGGGTGGACCGCTCGAGGCCGGCAGCAATGCCGGTCCTAGATGGATGGCCGTCTCCCCGGAGGCCGCGAGGCCCCCGGGCGACAGGACCCGGCGTACAGCCCGACTCGTCTGCCGCCTCACGGCTGAGAAGCGCCCCCGGCCCGCGTCGGGGGCGCTTCTCGGCGTTCCGGGGGCACTTCTCCCCTCCCGGCCATGTCCCGGTCGCTCCTCGCTCTTGTCGAATACTCACGTAGTACACCCGCGTTTCTCAGGCCTTCCTCATCTGCCGTTGGTTGCTTGTCGGTGGCCGGTCGGACCACGACGGCGAACGAGGAGGCGGATGGTGTCCCTGTCGAGAGCGGAAGCGCGAGAAGGCGGTCGGGGCGCGCCCGGGGCCGGTGGGAGCGGAGCGGACGGGGAAGCCACGCAAGTGGCGAGCCGGCTGCACGCGTTCAACCGGTTCGAGCTGAAGTACCTGGTCCCGGTGGAGCGGGCGGCCGGGATCCGGGACGAGCTGGCGGAGCGGATGGACCGCGACGCGCACTGCCCGGCCGGCGGTTACGGGGTGTGGAGCCTCTACTACGACACGCCCCAGTTGCGGTTCTACTGGGAGAAGATCGAGGGGCTGAAGTTCCGGCGCAAGCTGCGTATCCGGCACTACGGCGACCTGGACGGCGTCACCGACGCGTCGCCGGTCTGCGTGGAGATCAAGCAGCGGGTCAACCGCGTCACGCAGAAGCGGCGCATCACCCTTCCCTACGGCGTCGCCAGGCAACTGTGCGACGGCCGGGAGCTGGTGCCGCACTCGACGCGGGAACGTGCCTTCGTCGAGGAGGTGCTGGAGCTGATCGTGCGGCTGAACCTCCGGCCCGCCGCGATCACCGGCTACCAGCGCGAGGCCCTGGTCGGCCGTGACGCGGACACCGGGCTGCGGGTCACCCTCGACCGGCGGGTGCGCGGCCGGGACCGCGACTTCCACTTCGGCACGCGGACCCCGGAGAACCGGTTCACCGTCCCGCCGCACCTGGCGGTGATGGAGATCAAGGTCAACGAGCGCACCCCGTACTGGATCACCGACCTGGCCGCGCGGCGCGACCTCACCCTCGTGCGGGTCTCGAAGTACGTGCAGTCCATCGAGGCGTTCGGGCTCGCGCCGCGCTCGGTCTTCCACATAGACGAGGCGGACTACCCGCCTCCCCCTTCCCACGCACAGCAGCAGGCGCAGGACGCGCCCATGAAAGCAGGAGCACAGTGAATTTCGATCTCGATCTCCAGGAGCTGAGCGGTACGTTCAGCGTCGCGGACGTGGTGGCGGCGATGGTCCTGTCGTTCCTGCTGTCCACGGTCATCGGCTACGTGTACCGCTACACGCACCGCAACGTCTCCTACAGCCAGTCCTACGTGCAGACCCTGGTCATCGTCGGCATGGTGGTCGCGCTCATCATGCTGGTGGTCGGCTCGAACCTGGCGCGGGCCTTCTCCCTGGTCGGGGCCTTGTCGGTGATCCGGTTCCGGAACGCGATCAAGGAGACGAGGGACGTCGGCTTCGTCTTCCTCGCCATGGCGATCGGCATGGCGTGCGGTGCGCGCTTCTACACGCTGGCCGCCGTCGGCGCCGTGGTGATCTGCGCGGTCGTCGTCTTCATGCACAAGTTCGACTGGTTCGCGCTCGACGTCCAGCGCCAGGTGGTGAAGGTCCAGGTCCCGGCCGGTGAGGACCACACCCCGCAGATCCGCGACGTACTGATCAAGTACACCAGCGAGTTCGAGCTGGTCAGCACCGAGACCATCCGGGGCGGCGCGCTGAACGAGGTCTTCTACACGGTCCGGCTCAAGAAGGGCACCGCACCCGGCGAGCTGGTGAGCGCGCTCCAGG
This window encodes:
- a CDS encoding polyphosphate polymerase domain-containing protein — its product is MASRLHAFNRFELKYLVPVERAAGIRDELAERMDRDAHCPAGGYGVWSLYYDTPQLRFYWEKIEGLKFRRKLRIRHYGDLDGVTDASPVCVEIKQRVNRVTQKRRITLPYGVARQLCDGRELVPHSTRERAFVEEVLELIVRLNLRPAAITGYQREALVGRDADTGLRVTLDRRVRGRDRDFHFGTRTPENRFTVPPHLAVMEIKVNERTPYWITDLAARRDLTLVRVSKYVQSIEAFGLAPRSVFHIDEADYPPPPSHAQQQAQDAPMKAGAQ
- a CDS encoding DUF4956 domain-containing protein, whose protein sequence is MNFDLDLQELSGTFSVADVVAAMVLSFLLSTVIGYVYRYTHRNVSYSQSYVQTLVIVGMVVALIMLVVGSNLARAFSLVGALSVIRFRNAIKETRDVGFVFLAMAIGMACGARFYTLAAVGAVVICAVVVFMHKFDWFALDVQRQVVKVQVPAGEDHTPQIRDVLIKYTSEFELVSTETIRGGALNEVFYTVRLKKGTAPGELVSALQARTSGQRVTVLTGYDSTDL